The following are from one region of the Coffea eugenioides isolate CCC68of chromosome 2, Ceug_1.0, whole genome shotgun sequence genome:
- the LOC113760949 gene encoding uncharacterized protein LOC113760949 isoform X1 has translation MNAAAAVTNAITRLPFPPPIGYSFAQNENPRRVIESLRFPSTSSSAAVKTVSLSLEQEFRPNALRKKQDSSSRCGFSLGVDLGLSRTGLAISKGFVIRPLTVLELRGQKLELRLLDIAQNQEVDEFIIGLPISIDGRETPQSNKVRSVAGRLAVRAAERGLRVYLQDEYGTSTEALDRMIDMGHSKSGRRGRIDAYAAAMVLEKYFSESGGGVELVLPKQLDLQNKLRDRGRFLLRKPLYL, from the exons ATGAATGCAGCGGCTGCAGTGACTAACGCCATCACCAGATTACCTTTTCCACCCCCAATTGGATACTCTTTTGCCCAAAATGAGAACCCCAGACGCGTTATCGAGTCTCTGCGCTTTCCTTCAACTTCGTCTTCTGCAGCAGTGAAAACAGTATCTTTATCTTTGGAACAAGAGTTTCGGCCTAATGCCCTTCGCAAGAAGCAAGATTCCTCATCCAGATGTGGGTTCAGCCTAGGGGTAGACCTGGGTCTTTCGCGGACGGGCCTTGCCATCAGCAAAGGCTTTGTAATTCGTCCCTTAACT GTTCTTGAATTAAGAGGCCAAAAGCTGGAGCTTCGTCTACTTGATATTGCTCAAAACCAG GAGGTTGACGAGTTCATAATAGGGCTTCCAATATCTATTGATGGGAGAGAAACACCACAGTCGAATAAAGTCCGTAGTGTTGCTGGTAGACTTGCCGTCCGGGCTGCTGAgag GGGCTTGAGAGTGTACTTGCAGGATGAATATGGGACCTCAACTGAGGCACTTGACCGTATGATAGACAT GGGACACAGCAAGTCTGGTCGCCGGGGGAGGATTGATGCCTATGCAGCTGCG ATGGTGCTCGAAAAGTACTTTTCAGAGTCAGGAGGAGGAGTTGAACTTGTCTTGCCCAAGCAGTTGGACCTCCAAAACAAACTTAGAG ATCGGGGTAGGTTTCTTCTCCGCAAACCTCTGTATTTGTAA
- the LOC113760949 gene encoding uncharacterized protein LOC113760949 isoform X3 yields the protein MNAAAAVTNAITRLPFPPPIGYSFAQNENPRRVIESLRFPSTSSSAAVKTVSLSLEQEFRPNALRKKQDSSSRCGFSLGVDLGLSRTGLAISKGFVIRPLTVLELRGQKLELRLLDIAQNQEVDEFIIGLPISIDGRETPQSNKVRSVAGRLAVRAAERGLRVYLQDEYGTSTEALDRMIDMGHSKSGRRGRIDAYAAAMVLEKYFSESGGGVELVLPKQLDLQNKLRGKLWKRS from the exons ATGAATGCAGCGGCTGCAGTGACTAACGCCATCACCAGATTACCTTTTCCACCCCCAATTGGATACTCTTTTGCCCAAAATGAGAACCCCAGACGCGTTATCGAGTCTCTGCGCTTTCCTTCAACTTCGTCTTCTGCAGCAGTGAAAACAGTATCTTTATCTTTGGAACAAGAGTTTCGGCCTAATGCCCTTCGCAAGAAGCAAGATTCCTCATCCAGATGTGGGTTCAGCCTAGGGGTAGACCTGGGTCTTTCGCGGACGGGCCTTGCCATCAGCAAAGGCTTTGTAATTCGTCCCTTAACT GTTCTTGAATTAAGAGGCCAAAAGCTGGAGCTTCGTCTACTTGATATTGCTCAAAACCAG GAGGTTGACGAGTTCATAATAGGGCTTCCAATATCTATTGATGGGAGAGAAACACCACAGTCGAATAAAGTCCGTAGTGTTGCTGGTAGACTTGCCGTCCGGGCTGCTGAgag GGGCTTGAGAGTGTACTTGCAGGATGAATATGGGACCTCAACTGAGGCACTTGACCGTATGATAGACAT GGGACACAGCAAGTCTGGTCGCCGGGGGAGGATTGATGCCTATGCAGCTGCG ATGGTGCTCGAAAAGTACTTTTCAGAGTCAGGAGGAGGAGTTGAACTTGTCTTGCCCAAGCAGTTGGACCTCCAAAACAAACTTAGAG GAAAGCTATGGAAGCGTtcttaa
- the LOC113760949 gene encoding uncharacterized protein LOC113760949 isoform X2 — MNAAAAVTNAITRLPFPPPIGYSFAQNENPRRVIESLRFPSTSSSAAVKTVSLSLEQEFRPNALRKKQDSSSRCGFSLGVDLGLSRTGLAISKGFVIRPLTVLELRGQKLELRLLDIAQNQEVDEFIIGLPISIDGRETPQSNKVRSVAGRLAVRAAERGLRVYLQDEYGTSTEALDRMIDMGHSKSGRRGRIDAYAAAMVLEKYFSESGGGVELVLPKQLDLQNKLRDRGKLWKRS, encoded by the exons ATGAATGCAGCGGCTGCAGTGACTAACGCCATCACCAGATTACCTTTTCCACCCCCAATTGGATACTCTTTTGCCCAAAATGAGAACCCCAGACGCGTTATCGAGTCTCTGCGCTTTCCTTCAACTTCGTCTTCTGCAGCAGTGAAAACAGTATCTTTATCTTTGGAACAAGAGTTTCGGCCTAATGCCCTTCGCAAGAAGCAAGATTCCTCATCCAGATGTGGGTTCAGCCTAGGGGTAGACCTGGGTCTTTCGCGGACGGGCCTTGCCATCAGCAAAGGCTTTGTAATTCGTCCCTTAACT GTTCTTGAATTAAGAGGCCAAAAGCTGGAGCTTCGTCTACTTGATATTGCTCAAAACCAG GAGGTTGACGAGTTCATAATAGGGCTTCCAATATCTATTGATGGGAGAGAAACACCACAGTCGAATAAAGTCCGTAGTGTTGCTGGTAGACTTGCCGTCCGGGCTGCTGAgag GGGCTTGAGAGTGTACTTGCAGGATGAATATGGGACCTCAACTGAGGCACTTGACCGTATGATAGACAT GGGACACAGCAAGTCTGGTCGCCGGGGGAGGATTGATGCCTATGCAGCTGCG ATGGTGCTCGAAAAGTACTTTTCAGAGTCAGGAGGAGGAGTTGAACTTGTCTTGCCCAAGCAGTTGGACCTCCAAAACAAACTTAGAG ATCGGG GAAAGCTATGGAAGCGTtcttaa
- the LOC113762540 gene encoding SPX domain-containing protein 3 — MKFGKRLKQQIQESLPGWRDKFLSYKDLKQLLNLISSAPPVLSGSVEYVRAESEFVVLLNKEIDKLNSFFMEKEEDFIIRHKELQQRIQRMIAKSGSEASEIDYKAEMRKIRKDIVDFHGEMVLLINYSNVNYTGLAKILKKYDKRTGGLLRLPFIQKVLQQPFFTTDLISKLIKECEITIDSLFPAPAEKKARGEIEAITVAGEGIFRNTVAALLTMQEIRRGSSTYSHFSLPPLNLPDTDVVKSLQLSSPIPIP; from the exons ATGAAGTTTGGCAAGAGATTAAAGCAACAAATTCAAGAAAGCTTGCCGGGCTGGCGAGACAAGTTCTTGTCCTACAAGGATTTAAAGCAGCTTCTAAATTTAATCTCATCAGCTCCGCCAGTGTTGAGTGGATCAGTCGAGTATGTTCGAGCAGAATCGGAGTTTGTAGTCCTGTTGAACAAGGAGATCGACAAACTCAATTCATTCTTCATGGAGAAAGAAGAGGACTTCATCATTCGGCATAAG GAATTGCAACAGAGGATCCAAAGGATGATAGCTAAATCCGGGAGCGAGGCGTCGGAGATAGATTACAAAGCGGAGATGCGAAAGATCAGAAAAGACATTGTTGATTTCCACGGCGAAATGGTGCTCCTTATCAACTACAGCAACGTCAATTATACAG GATTGGCTAAGATATTGAAGAAGTATGACAAAAGAACAGGCGGATTATTGCGCTTGCCCTTCATCCAAAAGGTGCTGCAACAGCCATTCTTCACCACGGATCTCATATCAAAGCTCATTAAAGAGTGTGAAATCACAATAGATTCATTGTTCCCAGCTCCTGCAGAAAAGAAAGCTAGAGGTGAAATAGAGGCAATAACTGTTGCTGGTGAAGGAATTTTTCGGAATACGGTGGCTGCTCTTCTGACCATGCAAGAGATCAGAAGAGGCAGCTCCACTTACAGTCATTTTTCTTTGCCACCTCTCAACTTGCCAGACACTGATGTTGTCAAATCTCTGCAACTCAGTTCACCCATACCCATTCCTTAG